One part of the Deltaproteobacteria bacterium genome encodes these proteins:
- a CDS encoding LLM class flavin-dependent oxidoreductase: MKIDIEFNSGAQLPMDAIPELARLAEQHGFGCAWGGEANNKDPTVMLSAVAAVTSRMKIGSAVYHILGRTPATLALQAVGLDELSRGRFLLGVGSSNPTIARWHGLTMDHPLGRIQEYLEIVRRAMRGEKLDFDGQYFSSHAFKMAFKPSKNPIPVYLAAFGPQMTKLAGRITDGVLINMANPAEIRRIADAVREGGKEVGKDPAQMEIICKIRCSIAPTYAAARDALSHALTYYALADYYRDLLGRMGFQAEVEAMRAAWKSGGFHEARKLITDKLFNSLPMAAATSAEEVVAQIKPYQEAGATRVILPYVAASDDIVGELKNFIEYWSPATTGLNG, from the coding sequence ATGAAGATCGACATCGAGTTTAACTCCGGCGCGCAGCTTCCGATGGATGCCATTCCCGAGCTGGCGCGTTTGGCCGAGCAGCATGGCTTTGGCTGCGCCTGGGGCGGTGAGGCGAATAATAAAGACCCGACGGTGATGTTGAGCGCGGTGGCGGCGGTGACGAGCCGCATGAAAATCGGCTCAGCGGTCTATCACATTCTCGGCCGCACGCCGGCGACGTTGGCCCTGCAAGCGGTCGGTCTCGACGAGCTTTCGCGCGGGCGCTTCTTGCTCGGCGTCGGCTCTTCCAATCCAACGATTGCGCGTTGGCATGGGCTGACCATGGATCATCCGCTCGGGCGCATTCAGGAGTACTTGGAAATCGTCCGGCGCGCTATGCGCGGCGAGAAGCTCGATTTTGACGGCCAATACTTCTCGTCCCATGCGTTCAAGATGGCTTTCAAGCCGAGCAAAAATCCCATACCCGTCTACCTCGCTGCGTTCGGTCCGCAAATGACCAAGCTTGCCGGTCGTATCACTGACGGCGTGTTGATCAACATGGCCAATCCTGCCGAGATTCGTCGCATCGCCGATGCGGTGCGCGAGGGCGGCAAAGAGGTGGGCAAGGACCCGGCGCAGATGGAGATCATCTGCAAGATTCGCTGCTCGATTGCGCCAACCTATGCGGCGGCGCGCGACGCGTTGAGCCATGCGTTGACCTATTACGCGCTGGCGGATTATTATCGCGATCTTTTGGGGCGCATGGGTTTCCAAGCCGAAGTGGAAGCGATGCGCGCGGCATGGAAGAGCGGTGGTTTTCATGAAGCGCGCAAGCTGATTACGGACAAACTCTTCAACAGTTTGCCGATGGCGGCGGCGACTTCTGCCGAGGAAGTTGTGGCACAGATCAAGCCCTATCAAGAAGCGGGAGCGACGCGGGTGATTCTGCCGTACGTGGCGGCATCCGATGACATAGTTGGTGAGCTTAAGAATTTTATCGAGTACTGGAGTCCGGCAACCACTGGTCTCAACGGATAG
- a CDS encoding UbiD family decarboxylase, producing MAYQDLREYVATLEKHGKLKRVTKEVDKDWEIAAVCRQLFKKIPPHKRPALVFENVKGYDIPVVAGVLGASREIYAMGLQTESVEGINRKWDHALENPIEPRIVKTAPCKENILHGDDVDITKLPVPTWTVGEDPAPFFTSPYLITKDPETGVRNIGTYRMQVKSKNKTGLLIGKRQDMAWHIYKNNAKNQPTPCAVVIGADPSIGYVSVSKISEALDEFAVAGALRGQPVDLVPCETIPLEVPATAEIVLEGEIPPNAVEPEGPFGEYTGYMGPAGNEPFFNIKCMTFRNKPLYQAFISQMPPSESSCIRGIGREWPLFKHLKDTLRIPIKDLRLKEAGGSGAYLVISLKKQFDGQVRQLMYGAWSQRTGFGKLTVVVDDDIDVWDDFAVDWALSWHVRPAQDVYIERDVQAVGLDPSQAPADVVQHHPSRYVGSRIGIDATRKHKYPAISLPPKEHLEIVATRWHEYGIED from the coding sequence ATGGCTTACCAAGATCTACGTGAGTACGTCGCGACATTGGAGAAGCATGGCAAACTGAAACGGGTCACCAAAGAAGTCGACAAAGATTGGGAGATTGCCGCGGTTTGCCGTCAGCTCTTCAAGAAAATCCCGCCGCACAAGCGCCCGGCGTTGGTGTTTGAAAACGTCAAAGGTTACGACATCCCAGTTGTTGCTGGAGTGCTCGGCGCGTCGCGCGAGATCTACGCGATGGGTTTGCAGACCGAATCGGTGGAAGGCATCAACCGCAAATGGGATCATGCCTTAGAAAACCCGATTGAACCGCGCATCGTCAAAACCGCGCCTTGCAAGGAAAACATTCTGCACGGCGATGATGTGGATATTACCAAGCTGCCGGTGCCGACCTGGACGGTCGGCGAAGATCCGGCGCCCTTTTTTACCTCGCCCTATCTGATCACTAAAGACCCTGAGACCGGCGTGCGCAACATCGGCACCTATCGCATGCAAGTCAAAAGCAAGAACAAGACAGGCCTGTTGATCGGCAAACGCCAGGATATGGCCTGGCACATCTACAAAAACAACGCGAAGAATCAACCAACGCCGTGCGCGGTTGTGATCGGTGCCGACCCATCCATCGGCTATGTGTCGGTGTCCAAGATTTCCGAAGCCCTCGATGAGTTCGCCGTCGCCGGTGCGCTGCGCGGCCAGCCGGTCGATTTAGTGCCCTGCGAGACGATTCCTTTGGAAGTGCCCGCAACTGCAGAAATTGTTCTTGAAGGCGAGATTCCACCCAACGCCGTCGAGCCCGAGGGTCCGTTTGGCGAATACACCGGCTACATGGGTCCGGCGGGGAACGAGCCGTTCTTCAACATCAAATGTATGACCTTTCGCAACAAGCCGCTCTATCAAGCGTTCATCAGCCAGATGCCGCCGTCGGAGTCGAGCTGCATCCGCGGCATCGGCCGCGAGTGGCCGCTGTTTAAACATTTGAAAGACACGCTGCGCATTCCGATCAAGGACTTGCGTTTGAAAGAAGCCGGCGGCAGCGGCGCCTATCTCGTTATTTCACTCAAAAAACAATTCGACGGCCAAGTGCGCCAGCTCATGTACGGCGCCTGGTCACAACGCACCGGCTTCGGCAAGCTTACGGTCGTTGTCGACGACGACATCGACGTCTGGGACGACTTCGCAGTCGACTGGGCGCTCAGCTGGCATGTGCGGCCGGCGCAAGATGTCTACATCGAGCGGGACGTGCAGGCTGTCGGCCTCGACCCGTCGCAGGCGCCGGCCGACGTCGTGCAACATCACCCGAGCCGCTACGTCGGCTCGCGCATCGGTATCGACGCCACGCGCAAACATAAATATCCGGCAATCTCCTTGCCGCCCAAAGAACACCTGGAGATAGTGGCGACCCGCTGGCACGAGTACGGCATCGAGGACTAA
- a CDS encoding ABC transporter ATP-binding protein: MSAVVDTKNLTKRYREKLAVNALNLTVDEGEVFGFLGPNGAGKTTTILMLLGLTEPTSGQVAVCGFNPTRDSLEVKKRVGYLPENPGFYDDISARENLLYMARLNRIPEQEARRRTAEVLEQVGLSDDGRRLVREFSRGMKQRLGIAEVLVKKPSAVILDEPTLGLDPDGAIRILELIKGLNREHKLTVMLSSHQLQQVQQICNRVGIIVKGRLIVHGEMDALGKAILKGRQWNFLVEVAGNSDGLERELQAIAGVDEVEKRTHGWFLRCTEDVRSAVVGLVTRKGLSLLQLRSEDPTLEEIYLKYFREA, from the coding sequence ATGAGCGCCGTTGTCGACACCAAAAACTTGACCAAGCGCTACCGCGAGAAACTTGCGGTCAACGCGCTGAACCTCACCGTGGACGAAGGTGAGGTGTTCGGTTTTTTGGGACCCAACGGTGCTGGCAAGACCACCACGATCTTGATGCTCCTGGGTCTGACCGAGCCGACTTCCGGTCAAGTGGCGGTCTGCGGCTTCAACCCGACCCGCGATTCCCTCGAAGTCAAAAAACGCGTCGGCTACCTGCCGGAAAACCCCGGCTTCTACGACGACATCAGCGCGCGGGAGAACTTGCTCTATATGGCGCGCTTGAATCGGATCCCCGAGCAGGAAGCGCGTCGGCGCACCGCTGAAGTTCTCGAACAGGTCGGCCTGTCCGACGACGGCCGACGCTTGGTGCGCGAGTTCTCCCGCGGCATGAAGCAGCGGCTCGGCATCGCCGAGGTGCTGGTGAAAAAACCCTCGGCCGTGATTCTGGACGAGCCGACCCTGGGACTCGACCCGGACGGCGCGATTCGCATTCTGGAATTGATCAAGGGTTTGAATCGCGAGCACAAGCTGACGGTCATGTTGTCGTCGCACCAATTGCAGCAGGTGCAGCAGATCTGCAACCGCGTCGGCATCATCGTCAAAGGCCGGCTAATTGTGCATGGCGAGATGGACGCGCTCGGCAAAGCGATCTTGAAGGGTCGCCAGTGGAATTTCCTTGTCGAAGTGGCCGGCAATAGCGACGGCTTGGAGCGCGAGCTGCAGGCGATTGCCGGTGTTGACGAAGTGGAAAAGCGCACCCACGGCTGGTTTCTGCGCTGCACGGAAGACGTGCGCAGCGCCGTCGTTGGACTGGTCACGCGCAAAGGGCTGTCGCTCTTGCAGTTGCGCTCCGAGGACCCGACCCTCGAAGAAATCTACCTGAAATATTTTCGCGAGGCATAG
- a CDS encoding RidA family protein, with amino-acid sequence MPFELINPNGLEKPVGYAHVAKITGGTVVHIAGQAPFDENGQVVGKGDFVAQFDRVMRNLKTAIEAVGGRPNQYAVLTIYVTQLEAYWNNTKPLGSSYRAVFGKFFPAITLVEVKRLYNPDCMIEISGIAVID; translated from the coding sequence ATGCCTTTCGAGTTGATCAATCCCAATGGCCTGGAGAAGCCGGTCGGTTACGCCCACGTCGCCAAGATCACCGGCGGCACGGTGGTCCATATTGCCGGCCAGGCGCCCTTCGACGAAAACGGCCAGGTGGTCGGAAAGGGCGATTTTGTTGCGCAATTCGACCGCGTGATGCGCAACTTGAAAACCGCCATCGAAGCGGTGGGCGGGCGGCCCAATCAATACGCAGTTTTGACGATTTACGTTACGCAGCTAGAAGCCTATTGGAACAATACCAAACCGCTCGGCAGCTCCTATCGCGCGGTCTTTGGCAAGTTCTTTCCCGCCATAACTCTCGTCGAAGTGAAGCGGCTGTACAATCCTGATTGCATGATTGAGATTTCCGGTATCGCCGTGATCGACTGA
- a CDS encoding sulfopyruvate decarboxylase yields the protein MSAESAAKTIVSGLKGAGISLIATLPDINLSQLLHEVEEDRDVIHVPLCREEEGIGICAGAYLVGKKCAAIMQNGGFFNSNNAIVSTLLQYQIPLLLLIYYAGDIGDRTFATSGSMTEPVLQALGIRYYIMRDPDDAPELIKRAQILTEDAKRPVALLLTKEVLGRRSVLKSL from the coding sequence GTGAGCGCGGAAAGCGCAGCCAAAACAATCGTCAGCGGGTTGAAAGGCGCAGGCATCAGTCTGATTGCCACGTTGCCCGATATCAATCTGTCCCAGCTGCTGCACGAAGTGGAGGAAGACCGCGACGTTATTCACGTGCCGCTGTGCCGCGAGGAAGAGGGCATTGGCATCTGCGCCGGCGCTTATCTGGTCGGTAAGAAGTGTGCGGCGATCATGCAAAACGGCGGGTTTTTCAATAGCAATAACGCGATTGTCAGTACGCTCTTGCAATATCAGATTCCGCTGTTGCTGTTGATTTACTACGCCGGCGACATCGGCGACCGCACCTTTGCCACCAGCGGCAGCATGACCGAGCCCGTGCTTCAGGCTTTGGGTATCCGCTACTACATCATGCGCGATCCGGACGACGCGCCGGAGCTGATCAAACGGGCACAGATTCTGACGGAAGACGCCAAGCGTCCGGTGGCGTTGTTGTTGACCAAGGAAGTTTTGGGGCGGCGCTCGGTTCTGAAGTCGCTATAG
- a CDS encoding prolipoprotein diacylglyceryl transferase: MYPIVFQLGPITIYSFGAFMALAAMAGAWVASAELKQRRYNPELASTMVFAAAIGGLVGARLLFVLEDWNNFLAAPLNYVFTGAGFTWYGGFLGGTLAVSWVVKTNNIPWLVGADIVAPALALAYGVGRLGCHFAGDGDWGSVTDVPWGVAYTKAIVGWADPNTGIPYAPGVRVHPTPLYEFAGGVLAFAILWSLRNKDYAPGTLGWLYLFLTGAARLLVEFWRINPVAAFGLSQAQLFSLAFMLLGIILLMTRPIRTSS, from the coding sequence ATGTACCCAATTGTCTTTCAACTCGGTCCGATTACGATTTACAGCTTTGGCGCGTTCATGGCCTTGGCTGCGATGGCAGGCGCATGGGTCGCGTCGGCGGAACTTAAACAGCGTCGCTACAATCCAGAGCTGGCTTCGACGATGGTATTCGCCGCCGCAATCGGCGGCCTGGTCGGCGCGCGGCTCTTGTTCGTTCTCGAAGACTGGAACAACTTTCTCGCCGCGCCGCTCAATTATGTTTTCACCGGCGCGGGATTTACCTGGTATGGCGGTTTTCTCGGTGGCACCTTGGCGGTTAGCTGGGTGGTCAAGACAAATAATATCCCTTGGCTGGTCGGCGCCGACATCGTCGCGCCGGCGCTGGCGCTGGCATACGGAGTAGGTCGGCTCGGCTGTCACTTCGCCGGCGACGGCGATTGGGGCAGTGTCACCGACGTGCCGTGGGGCGTGGCCTACACCAAGGCGATTGTCGGATGGGCCGATCCCAATACCGGAATTCCATACGCGCCCGGCGTGCGGGTCCATCCGACGCCGCTCTACGAATTTGCCGGCGGTGTGTTGGCTTTTGCTATTCTTTGGTCGCTCAGAAATAAAGACTATGCGCCGGGTACGCTCGGCTGGTTGTATCTATTCCTCACCGGTGCGGCGCGGCTCTTGGTCGAGTTCTGGCGCATCAATCCGGTGGCGGCTTTCGGTCTGTCGCAAGCGCAGCTCTTCAGTCTGGCTTTTATGTTGCTTGGGATCATCCTTCTGATGACGCGGCCGATCAGAACAAGCTCTTGA
- a CDS encoding xanthine dehydrogenase family protein subunit M, with protein MLRRFRLEEPGSVSEATELLGRFGESAKVYAGGTELLLAMKEGLVQYERLVNIKKLRLNEVARDNGAIRIGALCTHHQLEQSALLQQTLPALVKLENNVANVRVRQAGTLGGNLCFAEPHADPGTLLMALDAKMIAEKGGSKRAIAAQDFLVDAYETSLGADELLTAIEVPVPAPRSGIAYLKFGYLERPSVGVAVAITVNGGTVSQARVAVGCAGPAPKRVAEAEALLQGKSTDEATRNLARAGEIAGKASQAISDLHGSQDYKEHIVGVLLKRAFQAALAQC; from the coding sequence ATGCTGCGACGTTTCCGCTTAGAGGAGCCGGGTAGCGTAAGCGAAGCCACCGAGCTATTGGGGCGCTTTGGTGAGTCTGCCAAAGTCTACGCCGGTGGGACCGAATTGTTGTTGGCGATGAAAGAGGGCCTGGTTCAATATGAACGGCTGGTCAACATCAAAAAACTTCGCTTGAACGAAGTGGCGCGCGATAACGGCGCGATCCGCATCGGTGCGCTTTGTACCCATCATCAGCTGGAGCAGTCGGCGCTGCTGCAGCAAACCCTGCCGGCACTGGTCAAACTTGAAAACAACGTTGCCAACGTGCGCGTGCGCCAAGCCGGCACTCTCGGCGGCAATCTATGCTTTGCCGAGCCGCATGCGGACCCAGGCACTTTGCTGATGGCTCTCGATGCGAAGATGATCGCCGAGAAGGGTGGTTCCAAGCGCGCCATCGCGGCGCAGGATTTTCTCGTCGACGCCTATGAAACATCGCTCGGCGCCGACGAATTGCTCACCGCCATCGAGGTGCCGGTGCCGGCACCCCGCTCGGGAATCGCCTATTTGAAGTTCGGCTATTTGGAACGACCCAGTGTCGGTGTCGCCGTGGCGATCACGGTCAACGGCGGTACTGTGAGCCAGGCGCGAGTTGCGGTCGGTTGCGCCGGCCCGGCGCCCAAGCGCGTCGCCGAGGCCGAAGCGCTGCTGCAAGGCAAGAGCACCGATGAGGCGACGCGCAATCTCGCGCGGGCTGGAGAGATTGCCGGCAAAGCGTCGCAAGCGATTAGCGATCTGCACGGCTCGCAGGATTACAAAGAACACATTGTCGGCGTGCTGCTCAAGCGCGCGTTCCAGGCCGCTCTAGCTCAGTGTTAA
- a CDS encoding (2Fe-2S)-binding protein, which produces MSQTIPISFTLNGRLQELEVEPHELLLDVVRDRLGMTGAKRSCDVQVCGACTILVDGRPLSACTTLAFEVRGKSVLTIEGLADDGKLHPLQEAFIEHGGFQCGFCTPGMILASKALLDENPSPTEEYLKHFMHGNICRCTGYKKIIESIMAAAKKMRA; this is translated from the coding sequence ATGTCTCAAACCATTCCGATTTCCTTCACTCTCAATGGCCGCTTGCAAGAACTTGAAGTCGAGCCCCACGAGCTGTTGCTCGACGTCGTGCGCGACCGTTTGGGCATGACCGGGGCGAAGCGTTCGTGCGACGTGCAAGTGTGCGGCGCGTGCACCATCCTCGTGGACGGCCGACCGCTCAGCGCCTGCACGACCTTGGCGTTCGAAGTGCGCGGCAAATCGGTATTGACCATCGAAGGTTTGGCCGACGACGGCAAGCTGCATCCGCTGCAGGAAGCTTTTATCGAGCACGGCGGCTTTCAATGCGGCTTTTGCACACCCGGGATGATCCTGGCTTCCAAGGCGCTGCTGGATGAGAACCCCAGTCCCACCGAAGAATATCTCAAACATTTCATGCACGGCAATATTTGCCGCTGCACCGGCTATAAGAAGATCATCGAATCGATCATGGCGGCGGCCAAGAAGATGCGCGCTTAG
- a CDS encoding sigma-70 family RNA polymerase sigma factor — MAEEDKDLQEDISALTAELSKDLVNDEEPQEGAKALVPYDPLQRYLAEIRRFPLLSREEEHKLAVQYKEYGDLEAAYKLVTGNLRLVVMIAREYQKALKNLLDLIQEGNMGLMEAVKNFDPYRGVRFPSYAVWWIRAYMIRYIMSDWRMVKIGTTQAQRKLFFNLQKEKEKLEAEGITPGPKLLAQRLNVKEDEVVEMEQRLASRDLSVDVPIGNDDEATLLHFLPDDKQTPEEQFAETQYQQLLREKMETFAKSLKDKELVIYRERLLNEDPLTLREIGEKYSISRERVRQIEERVKKKLKIYLSKELKDVKDAAGLS, encoded by the coding sequence ATGGCCGAAGAAGATAAAGACCTCCAGGAAGACATCTCCGCCCTCACGGCAGAGCTTTCCAAAGATCTTGTCAACGATGAGGAGCCGCAAGAGGGCGCCAAAGCGCTGGTTCCCTATGATCCGCTGCAGCGCTACCTCGCGGAGATTCGCCGATTTCCGCTTTTGAGCCGAGAGGAAGAACACAAACTCGCCGTGCAGTACAAAGAATACGGCGATCTGGAAGCGGCTTACAAATTGGTCACCGGCAACCTGCGCTTGGTGGTGATGATCGCGCGGGAATATCAGAAGGCGCTGAAAAATCTTTTGGACCTCATTCAAGAAGGCAATATGGGGTTGATGGAGGCGGTGAAGAACTTCGACCCCTATCGCGGCGTGCGCTTCCCGTCCTATGCGGTCTGGTGGATTCGCGCCTACATGATTCGTTACATAATGAGTGATTGGCGCATGGTGAAGATTGGCACCACCCAGGCGCAGCGCAAGCTGTTTTTTAATTTGCAAAAAGAAAAAGAAAAGCTCGAAGCCGAAGGCATCACCCCTGGCCCAAAGCTGCTCGCGCAACGCTTGAACGTCAAGGAAGACGAAGTCGTCGAGATGGAACAGCGGCTGGCGAGCCGGGACTTATCGGTCGACGTGCCGATTGGCAACGACGATGAAGCGACGCTGCTGCATTTTTTGCCTGACGACAAACAGACCCCCGAGGAGCAGTTTGCGGAAACGCAGTACCAGCAGCTGTTACGTGAAAAGATGGAGACTTTCGCGAAATCGCTCAAGGACAAAGAATTGGTGATCTACCGTGAGCGGCTGCTTAACGAAGATCCCTTAACGTTGCGCGAGATCGGCGAGAAATACAGTATCAGCCGCGAGCGCGTGCGTCAGATTGAAGAACGAGTCAAGAAAAAGCTCAAAATCTATCTGAGCAAAGAGCTGAAAGACGTCAAAGACGCTGCCGGCCTGAGCTAA
- the trmL gene encoding tRNA (uridine(34)/cytosine(34)/5-carboxymethylaminomethyluridine(34)-2'-O)-methyltransferase TrmL — protein MHVVLYEPEIPPNTGSVARLCAATLTPLHLIEPLGFKIDDKHLKRAGLDYWEFVDLHVHKSWEDFIARQAPQKLLYFSKKAISAYTEVRYEHDDYLVFGPETRGLPEALMSANRARCYRIPMLGTGVRSLNLSNAVSIVLYEGLRQLGLT, from the coding sequence ATGCACGTCGTCCTCTACGAACCCGAGATCCCGCCCAACACCGGCAGCGTTGCGCGCCTGTGTGCTGCCACGCTAACCCCGCTGCACCTGATCGAGCCGCTGGGCTTCAAGATCGACGACAAGCACTTGAAACGCGCCGGCTTGGACTACTGGGAGTTTGTCGATTTGCATGTGCATAAATCGTGGGAAGACTTCATCGCCCGTCAAGCGCCGCAGAAGCTGTTGTACTTCTCCAAGAAGGCGATCTCTGCGTACACCGAAGTTCGTTACGAGCACGATGACTATCTCGTCTTCGGCCCCGAGACCCGTGGACTACCTGAGGCGCTGATGTCGGCCAACCGAGCGAGATGTTATCGGATCCCGATGCTGGGGACAGGAGTGCGCAGCCTCAACTTATCCAACGCTGTCTCCATCGTGCTCTATGAAGGATTGCGTCAACTGGGGCTGACATAG
- a CDS encoding D-tyrosyl-tRNA(Tyr) deacylase has translation MRAVIQRVSEAQVVVDAEVTGKIGAGLCVLLGVHKQDTPERAHWLAEKIGNLRIFADDQGKMNRSVNDIGGEILVVSQFTVYGDGRKGNRPSFTDAAEPARAIPLYEQFIARLRAAGLAVATGRFGADMKLSLVNDGPVTLVLDS, from the coding sequence GTGCGCGCTGTGATTCAAAGAGTTAGCGAAGCTCAGGTCGTCGTCGATGCCGAAGTCACCGGCAAGATTGGCGCCGGGCTTTGCGTGCTTCTCGGCGTGCACAAACAAGATACGCCGGAGCGGGCCCATTGGCTGGCTGAAAAGATTGGCAATCTACGAATCTTCGCTGACGACCAAGGCAAGATGAATCGATCGGTGAACGATATCGGCGGCGAAATTTTGGTGGTATCACAATTCACTGTTTACGGCGATGGGCGCAAGGGCAATCGGCCGTCTTTTACCGATGCCGCCGAGCCGGCCCGCGCAATTCCCCTTTATGAGCAATTTATTGCCCGTCTTCGCGCCGCCGGCCTTGCTGTGGCGACCGGCCGCTTCGGCGCCGACATGAAACTCTCCCTTGTCAACGATGGACCGGTGACGTTAGTGCTCGATTCTTAA
- a CDS encoding DNA-directed RNA polymerase subunit omega, with protein MSRITVEDCLKNVNNRFELVMLASKRARQLFKGAKPLIESDNREVVVALREIADGKVRKVANSL; from the coding sequence ATGTCGCGTATTACCGTGGAAGATTGCTTAAAGAACGTGAACAACCGTTTTGAGCTCGTGATGCTGGCATCGAAGCGCGCGCGCCAGCTCTTCAAGGGCGCCAAGCCGCTGATCGAATCCGACAACCGTGAAGTTGTCGTGGCGCTGCGCGAGATCGCTGACGGGAAAGTGCGCAAGGTTGCCAATTCGTTATAG
- a CDS encoding thiamine pyrophosphate-binding protein, whose product MKRFDCLKAVAAEAQDALVVSSAGAMTLEWNALHPSDGNFRVRTLGLCSSIALGMALGLPHRKVIALDGDGSLLMNLCSLPTVARMKPKNLVHIVFDNEVYEASGSKKTATGCGTDLVGIARAAGIENSFWAESVDSFAKLVRDAVAGNAGTFIGAKVTAERVDVAPFPLDEVENKYRFIRHVEKTENIKVFSTALPASYV is encoded by the coding sequence GTGAAACGGTTTGATTGTCTCAAAGCAGTCGCTGCAGAGGCGCAAGACGCCTTAGTCGTTAGCTCGGCAGGCGCGATGACACTGGAGTGGAACGCGCTGCACCCCAGCGACGGCAATTTTCGCGTGCGCACCCTTGGGCTGTGTTCGTCGATTGCCCTGGGCATGGCGTTAGGGCTTCCGCATCGCAAAGTGATCGCCCTCGACGGCGACGGTTCGTTGTTGATGAATCTCTGTTCGCTGCCAACCGTCGCGCGCATGAAGCCAAAGAATCTCGTTCATATCGTCTTCGACAACGAGGTCTATGAAGCTTCAGGCAGTAAAAAGACCGCCACCGGCTGCGGCACCGACTTGGTCGGCATCGCCCGCGCCGCTGGCATTGAAAATTCTTTTTGGGCTGAATCGGTCGATTCATTCGCCAAGCTGGTTAGGGACGCGGTGGCGGGCAATGCCGGCACGTTTATCGGCGCCAAGGTGACCGCCGAAAGAGTCGATGTGGCGCCGTTTCCCCTCGACGAAGTCGAAAACAAATATCGCTTCATTCGCCACGTCGAAAAGACCGAGAATATAAAAGTCTTTTCCACCGCCTTGCCGGCGAGCTACGTCTGA
- a CDS encoding ABC transporter permease produces the protein MSVVFWKELADHFSSRRFMILLIIIVLSGLWATYATGQAIRQNTETVPSQYVFLLLLTSSGETLFSLATFLGFFGPLVGITLGFDSISGEYARGTLSRVLSQPIYRDNLINGKFFAGLTTVGVLWGSILLLVIGLGITLLGFPPNGEEIWRMLIFTTVGVFYVGFWLALAMLFSLLFQKTVTAALASMAVWLFLSLFVAVVSSAIGGLIVPEATTPEALAKRADIENIVGRISPSTLFNESVGILLNPAARVFGMALQSQAEGILPTPLALEQSLNLIWPHITTIFGLVAVCFGISYIIFMRAEIRA, from the coding sequence ATGAGCGTGGTGTTTTGGAAAGAGTTGGCGGATCACTTCAGCAGCCGCCGCTTCATGATTCTGTTGATCATCATCGTGCTCTCCGGCCTGTGGGCGACCTACGCCACTGGCCAGGCGATCCGCCAGAACACCGAAACCGTGCCCTCGCAGTACGTCTTCTTGCTGCTGCTCACGTCGAGCGGCGAGACGCTTTTCTCCCTGGCAACTTTCTTAGGATTTTTCGGGCCGCTCGTAGGTATCACGCTCGGCTTCGACTCGATCTCCGGCGAATACGCCCGCGGCACACTGAGCCGCGTGCTCTCGCAGCCCATCTATCGCGATAACCTAATCAACGGCAAGTTTTTCGCCGGCCTGACCACCGTCGGGGTGCTATGGGGCTCAATTCTGCTGCTGGTCATTGGCCTCGGCATCACGCTGCTCGGTTTTCCTCCCAACGGCGAAGAGATCTGGCGTATGCTCATCTTCACTACAGTTGGGGTTTTCTACGTTGGCTTTTGGCTCGCCCTTGCGATGCTTTTCTCATTGCTGTTTCAAAAGACTGTCACCGCGGCGCTGGCATCGATGGCGGTCTGGCTGTTTCTCTCACTATTTGTCGCAGTCGTAAGCTCCGCCATCGGCGGTTTGATCGTCCCCGAAGCGACGACCCCTGAAGCGCTGGCAAAGCGCGCGGATATCGAGAACATCGTCGGCCGCATATCGCCAAGCACACTGTTCAATGAAAGCGTTGGAATCTTGCTGAACCCGGCGGCGCGGGTTTTCGGCATGGCGCTGCAAAGCCAAGCCGAAGGTATTTTGCCGACCCCCCTCGCGTTGGAGCAGAGTCTGAATCTCATCTGGCCGCATATCACGACCATCTTCGGTTTGGTCGCGGTCTGCTTCGGCATCTCCTATATCATCTTCATGCGCGCTGAAATTCGCGCCTGA